From the genome of Pelobacter propionicus DSM 2379, one region includes:
- a CDS encoding DsbC family protein, with product MKRKTVAAGFALCAAVAGVGVGVIRAENKPDPNVARAIEELKKQLPNISAPQISESEIPGLFKLVAGQQIMYWSPGGYMIVGEMYDVKKGKNITAEQRQEIMKEYETVLSKKVQKMPLDNAVKIGNGKNVVIEFTDPDCPYCKKMGKFLDEQKNITRYVFLFPLKMHPNAHAKSAYVLSQTDKQEALKRVFSGEFDKKPVPEAIASAKDQVNKNIKLGEELGISGTPTVFVNGSLVRGVDFKRLKMLLESGQS from the coding sequence ATGAAACGAAAAACAGTGGCAGCCGGCTTCGCATTATGCGCCGCAGTAGCTGGGGTGGGGGTGGGAGTGATACGTGCTGAAAACAAACCGGACCCAAATGTGGCCAGAGCCATCGAAGAACTAAAAAAACAACTTCCAAATATTTCTGCTCCACAAATCAGTGAATCAGAAATACCCGGCTTGTTCAAGTTAGTAGCCGGACAACAGATCATGTATTGGTCTCCAGGTGGTTACATGATTGTGGGTGAAATGTATGATGTGAAAAAAGGGAAGAATATCACAGCAGAACAACGGCAAGAAATAATGAAGGAGTACGAAACAGTTCTAAGTAAAAAAGTTCAGAAAATGCCGCTTGATAACGCTGTTAAAATAGGCAATGGAAAGAACGTAGTCATCGAGTTCACTGACCCAGACTGCCCGTACTGCAAGAAAATGGGCAAGTTTCTGGACGAGCAGAAAAACATAACAAGATATGTATTCCTGTTTCCTTTAAAAATGCATCCGAACGCTCATGCGAAATCAGCTTATGTTCTTTCGCAAACAGACAAGCAGGAAGCATTGAAAAGAGTGTTCAGCGGAGAATTTGATAAAAAGCCCGTTCCTGAAGCCATCGCCAGTGCAAAAGATCAGGTAAACAAAAACATTAAGCTTGGAGAAGAACTGGGAATAAGCGGCACACCCACTGTGTTCGTTAATGGCTCATTGGTTCGCGGAGTAGATTTCAAGAGATTGAAAATGCTTTTGGAGAGCGGTCAATCTTAA
- a CDS encoding OmpA family protein, whose amino-acid sequence MKKTLITMAVVLVAQASPALSATELIKEHDYIYNYDEEAKSMNDDVFVVCGDCKDSQLNPIYNVTVRYSTNTEDQISAGDVKPQNEDKTKTPSLLGVVNFTFDSHRLSKASKSQLNTLDFKNKKIVIDGFTCTIGRSKYNLSLSKKRARTVADYLISKGVSVLKISGFGESGKYKKKPLNRRVEIWHNEPK is encoded by the coding sequence ATGAAAAAAACACTTATTACGATGGCAGTAGTTTTGGTAGCACAGGCTAGTCCAGCTCTGTCGGCTACTGAATTAATTAAAGAACATGATTACATCTACAACTACGACGAAGAAGCAAAAAGCATGAACGACGATGTATTCGTTGTTTGCGGCGACTGCAAAGATAGTCAGCTAAATCCAATATACAACGTAACTGTTCGTTATTCGACAAACACTGAAGATCAAATCAGTGCTGGTGATGTCAAACCGCAAAATGAAGATAAAACAAAGACGCCAAGTCTTCTTGGTGTTGTTAACTTTACATTTGACTCTCATAGATTGAGCAAGGCATCGAAAAGTCAGCTTAATACTTTAGATTTCAAAAATAAAAAAATCGTTATAGACGGATTTACATGCACAATAGGCCGCAGCAAATATAATTTGTCGCTGTCTAAAAAACGCGCAAGGACAGTTGCAGACTATCTGATTTCAAAAGGAGTCAGTGTTTTGAAAATCAGTGGATTTGGAGAATCAGGTAAATACAAGAAAAAGCCGTTAAACCGTCGCGTCGAAATATGGCACAACGAACCAAAATAG
- a CDS encoding ParA family protein, with protein sequence MRVIAVLNEKGGVGKTTTSYNLGGALAISGKKVLLVDIDPQCNLTQFCGLKPNDNFPGDKTINEVLLDQISAKEVIVSRNKNLWVLPASQKLSDTEHIIYTKLGRELILADAMQDCGNFDFILIDCPPSLSLLTINALCFATEIIVALQPEPASLVGLAKLLDTYGKIKTRMNKDLEISGIVCSMVESGKLLHREIIADIRSKLGDRVFQTVIPRRVAYTEASGQGKLINEYRPKSDETKIVANLAKEVIKRKRK encoded by the coding sequence ATGCGTGTGATTGCTGTGCTCAATGAAAAGGGTGGGGTGGGAAAGACAACCACGTCCTACAATCTTGGCGGCGCCTTGGCTATATCCGGAAAAAAGGTATTGCTGGTCGACATCGATCCGCAGTGCAACCTGACGCAGTTCTGTGGCCTGAAGCCTAACGACAACTTCCCGGGTGACAAAACAATCAACGAGGTGCTCCTGGACCAGATCTCCGCAAAAGAGGTGATCGTCAGCAGAAATAAAAATCTCTGGGTACTACCAGCAAGTCAAAAACTGTCCGACACCGAGCACATAATTTATACCAAATTAGGCCGAGAGCTAATTTTGGCGGATGCCATGCAGGATTGCGGTAATTTTGACTTTATTCTGATTGATTGCCCTCCATCGCTCAGCCTTTTAACGATAAATGCCCTTTGTTTCGCCACAGAGATTATTGTCGCGCTGCAGCCTGAACCCGCGTCACTGGTAGGCCTGGCAAAACTCCTGGACACCTATGGGAAGATCAAGACAAGGATGAATAAGGATCTGGAAATATCGGGAATTGTATGCTCAATGGTCGAAAGCGGGAAATTGCTGCACCGTGAAATCATTGCAGATATTCGCTCGAAGCTAGGCGATAGAGTTTTCCAGACAGTAATACCGCGTCGTGTTGCCTACACTGAAGCGTCTGGTCAAGGGAAGCTGATTAACGAGTACCGGCCCAAAAGCGATGAAACCAAAATAGTCGCAAACCTTGCAAAGGAAGTAATCAAAAGGAAACGCAAATGA
- a CDS encoding replication initiation protein, translating to MADDKPTPRAKNDVQEYLPGMEMAPEDYILKKHNAIIHRTHASTPTEEKVFSALLMVARAQMKSGIVPPDGKFQTSIKFLRNFTRTRATHNHLLKNALTSLQERPWQYDMFHEDKFQEWRSFVPISEARINRFGCVTFFFAPTINEALNNPSIYTQIDLKIIRGLKSLYSIALYELGVTHIDEHREFSLEEFRDYMGLKVGEYSAPTDLRRHVVEPAVNEVNEKTDVRVEVRLLKRGNRGALTGFDFTFSRIEEVEVVPEAYQLEQIAELCAMLPEGIGSLRGVVPLLKKMLDLRGEENVISNIQYFVERFNDKKQAPIPSPGGYLRTVLENDYGLEIRERKEIERLLQEKRLLKESLKDDITNAYIARNEAEDSKILQMQDKYYEYYLGLPALRQAEIIERIEKSELYIGPMKTQIMGYLQLAEKVFL from the coding sequence ATGGCAGACGACAAACCAACCCCTCGGGCAAAAAATGATGTTCAGGAATACCTTCCTGGGATGGAGATGGCCCCAGAAGACTATATCCTTAAAAAACATAATGCGATCATTCATCGTACGCATGCCTCCACGCCGACCGAAGAGAAGGTTTTCAGTGCTCTACTCATGGTTGCAAGAGCACAGATGAAATCCGGTATCGTACCGCCAGACGGCAAATTTCAAACCAGCATAAAATTTCTACGGAACTTCACCAGGACGAGAGCTACACATAACCATCTCCTTAAAAATGCTCTCACGAGTTTACAGGAAAGACCCTGGCAATATGATATGTTCCATGAAGACAAATTCCAGGAGTGGCGCAGTTTTGTACCGATATCTGAAGCGCGAATTAATCGATTTGGATGCGTAACATTCTTTTTTGCACCGACGATCAATGAGGCTCTTAATAATCCCAGTATTTACACTCAGATAGACTTGAAAATCATTCGTGGTTTAAAGTCTCTGTATTCGATAGCTCTTTATGAACTTGGTGTGACTCACATTGATGAACATCGAGAATTTTCCCTTGAAGAATTCCGAGACTACATGGGGCTTAAAGTTGGAGAATATAGTGCTCCCACGGATCTTCGTCGTCACGTTGTTGAACCGGCAGTAAATGAAGTCAATGAGAAAACGGATGTAAGGGTTGAGGTAAGGCTACTCAAACGTGGGAATCGTGGAGCTTTAACAGGCTTCGATTTCACGTTTTCTCGAATAGAAGAGGTAGAGGTTGTTCCGGAAGCATATCAACTTGAGCAGATTGCCGAGTTGTGCGCTATGCTCCCTGAAGGGATTGGTTCCCTCCGCGGTGTGGTTCCATTGTTGAAAAAGATGTTAGACCTGCGTGGTGAAGAAAATGTAATTTCGAATATTCAATATTTTGTTGAACGATTTAACGATAAAAAACAAGCCCCTATCCCCTCCCCTGGCGGGTATCTTCGTACAGTACTTGAGAATGACTATGGCCTCGAAATCCGTGAGCGCAAAGAAATAGAGAGACTGTTGCAAGAGAAGAGGCTTTTGAAAGAATCTTTGAAAGACGACATTACCAATGCATATATAGCTAGAAACGAAGCTGAGGATTCAAAGATCTTGCAGATGCAAGATAAATATTATGAATACTATTTGGGTTTGCCTGCATTAAGACAGGCTGAAATTATTGAGCGGATAGAGAAATCTGAATTATATATCGGTCCAATGAAGACGCAGATTATGGGGTACTTGCAACTTGCAGAAAAGGTTTTTTTGTGA
- a CDS encoding replication initiation protein translates to MEEQMSLVIGGVPITPDSSYELKKHSAVTQISNRISLMQRKSYNLLLYFAREQALKNPDLEMYSVNINKLRSIGGVLIKDTKHIRESLRELMTVVVDHNILGKDKQGDWGAFVLLPEVNVKNSEITFALPPSIKNALLNPRMYARINLAITRGLSSKYALALYEMARDYIAVTIPRMTLKTFRKLMGVEDSLYVNFPDLRRRVIEPAMKEINTKTDLRIEIEYIKDGRKILGIQFTATEQRDKLDDMLIDDALTQVIERICNVPELSDNDKFMLLVRGKLKDHGLDYVLSNIEYALTRAKQNKEAYTVAALEEDFAAGDRAKATYINKREVAIAAQREKESSDVETEFEIRKKKYIDYFNALDEDDQLEIISQISGHYYSGTRESRIVSYLQNKRDIVL, encoded by the coding sequence TTGGAAGAACAAATGTCATTGGTGATCGGTGGAGTACCCATAACACCAGATTCATCATACGAGCTCAAGAAACATAGCGCGGTGACCCAGATCAGCAATCGCATATCACTCATGCAACGGAAAAGTTACAATCTGCTTCTTTATTTTGCACGAGAACAGGCTCTTAAAAATCCTGACCTGGAAATGTACTCCGTGAACATCAATAAACTGAGATCCATTGGAGGGGTACTGATAAAAGACACAAAACATATCCGGGAATCGCTACGAGAATTAATGACCGTGGTTGTCGACCACAACATCCTCGGAAAAGACAAGCAAGGAGATTGGGGTGCCTTTGTTTTGCTACCGGAAGTTAACGTCAAGAATAGTGAAATCACCTTTGCTCTCCCCCCCTCGATAAAAAATGCCCTACTCAACCCCAGAATGTACGCCCGCATAAATTTGGCGATTACACGAGGCCTGTCTTCCAAGTACGCACTAGCGCTGTACGAGATGGCGCGAGACTACATTGCGGTCACAATACCTCGCATGACCCTGAAAACATTTCGGAAACTAATGGGAGTCGAAGACAGTCTCTATGTTAATTTTCCTGATCTGAGGCGTCGCGTTATCGAGCCCGCCATGAAAGAGATAAATACAAAAACTGACCTGCGAATTGAGATCGAATATATAAAGGACGGTAGAAAAATACTTGGAATACAATTTACAGCTACAGAGCAAAGAGATAAGCTGGATGATATGCTTATAGATGATGCACTGACACAAGTAATAGAACGAATATGCAATGTTCCAGAGCTATCAGATAATGATAAATTCATGCTATTGGTGCGAGGAAAATTAAAAGATCATGGACTTGATTATGTATTATCAAATATTGAGTATGCGTTGACTAGAGCAAAACAGAACAAGGAAGCATATACAGTTGCTGCACTAGAAGAGGACTTCGCTGCTGGCGATAGAGCTAAGGCAACCTATATTAACAAAAGAGAAGTGGCTATCGCTGCACAAAGAGAAAAGGAATCTAGTGATGTAGAGACTGAATTCGAAATAAGAAAGAAAAAGTACATTGACTATTTCAATGCTCTAGACGAAGACGATCAGCTGGAAATTATCTCACAGATCAGCGGTCATTATTACTCCGGCACAAGAGAATCAAGAATAGTGTCGTACTTGCAAAACAAAAGGGATATTGTGCTCTGA
- a CDS encoding ParM/StbA family protein yields MAEPIAEPKNDVKCFVCDLGFSSAKWISGGKKGRVLSVYQNRGGGEDPLIGEDALDNPGGVAYLRTPQHLVKHYRFFLEKCLDEAGVKGAVKVGVGLPVQFYEEQSKIKGGAVDALKTSLISERVKDVTVLPQGIGGIRSYMITDGKEKTGLVLGIDLGFNTLIYTLFDPKRSKVVFTDTLYKRGISQLASNYLMPKIADFTTGLSMTPVELSRLMEQGYITNGTDKIDLLPEIKSAAGEYMEAILAEIMEDVRANISITRPLETIIFFGGGSNHLRGKIGSDKIEVKILPEPEYANARGFRSFLEG; encoded by the coding sequence ATGGCTGAACCGATAGCTGAACCGAAAAATGATGTGAAATGCTTCGTCTGTGATCTGGGTTTTTCCTCTGCCAAATGGATATCAGGAGGGAAAAAGGGGCGGGTCCTCTCTGTTTACCAGAACAGGGGAGGCGGAGAAGATCCGTTGATCGGAGAGGATGCCCTGGATAATCCAGGTGGTGTTGCTTATTTGCGGACACCTCAACATCTGGTCAAGCACTATCGTTTTTTTCTGGAGAAGTGTCTTGATGAAGCAGGCGTAAAGGGAGCAGTAAAGGTTGGGGTCGGTCTCCCTGTGCAATTTTATGAAGAGCAGTCAAAGATAAAAGGTGGTGCTGTTGATGCGCTTAAAACTTCTCTTATATCGGAGCGAGTCAAGGATGTTACTGTTCTTCCGCAAGGTATTGGTGGGATTCGTTCATATATGATAACAGATGGTAAGGAGAAAACAGGCCTTGTATTGGGCATTGACCTGGGGTTTAACACTCTGATCTATACTTTGTTCGATCCTAAAAGATCGAAAGTTGTATTTACTGACACCTTATATAAACGTGGCATATCTCAGCTGGCATCAAACTATTTAATGCCAAAGATTGCCGACTTTACTACAGGGTTGTCAATGACTCCTGTTGAACTTTCAAGGCTTATGGAGCAGGGTTATATTACTAATGGTACTGACAAAATCGACTTGCTGCCTGAAATAAAATCTGCGGCAGGTGAATACATGGAAGCCATTCTTGCGGAGATTATGGAAGATGTGCGAGCCAATATCAGCATTACTCGCCCACTTGAAACCATTATATTCTTTGGCGGGGGGAGCAATCATTTGAGAGGTAAGATCGGTTCAGATAAAATCGAGGTTAAAATCCTGCCTGAGCCGGAATACGCCAATGCTCGTGGGTTCAGGTCATTCCTGGAGGGGTAA
- a CDS encoding sigma-54-dependent transcriptional regulator — protein sequence MSGVFPINPVLVIDDDEIWLKSFSFQLKRKLGVTNVIPCSKPEEVMSILVSRPVTIVILDFTMPRIMGDQLLMNIKTEYPDIPVILLTGSDQVDIAVRCMQRGAFDYFVKSVDINQVLSGVLRAIKHRETLQENRLLNSGFLNETSQMVSVGGSFAGLWTRSLRMLRIFRYLEAIAQSSEPLLFTGEYGTGKATFAKALHATGKREGQFVYCKILEHGDFFPDALSGYRRGDSLLEKAGGGTIYLEGIEHLTRSGECFLTNLLESSQFSPLQSLKSKWFTGRIVASAGVPIDEISGMKQLMMKFSSHTVEIPALRERREDLPVLLDCFLEEASRNYGKSRPTIPPELLTLLGVYEFPRNVQELRDMVFEAVLSHSSGVLSMETFKERISDYATILPHDTQLVKFTGPRLPTLSEVQDILISEACRRASGNQGVMADMLGISRTAVNKRLKANKSS from the coding sequence ATGAGTGGCGTTTTTCCGATAAATCCGGTTTTAGTAATTGACGATGATGAAATTTGGCTCAAAAGCTTTTCGTTTCAGTTGAAGAGGAAGCTTGGGGTTACGAACGTGATCCCCTGTAGCAAGCCAGAAGAAGTTATGTCAATTTTAGTGTCCCGACCGGTCACGATCGTCATTCTGGATTTTACAATGCCCCGTATCATGGGTGATCAGTTGCTCATGAACATCAAAACAGAGTATCCGGACATTCCGGTTATTTTGCTGACCGGGAGCGACCAAGTTGACATAGCCGTCAGGTGTATGCAACGCGGAGCTTTTGACTATTTTGTAAAATCAGTTGATATAAACCAAGTTCTGTCAGGCGTGTTGCGAGCGATAAAACATCGGGAAACCCTACAGGAAAATCGTCTACTAAATTCTGGTTTTCTGAATGAGACCAGTCAGATGGTTTCTGTGGGAGGATCGTTTGCTGGATTATGGACCAGATCCCTCCGAATGTTACGGATCTTTCGTTACTTGGAAGCAATTGCCCAATCTTCCGAACCCCTTCTTTTTACAGGGGAGTATGGCACAGGGAAGGCCACTTTTGCTAAGGCCCTCCACGCTACCGGTAAGCGTGAAGGTCAGTTTGTTTACTGTAAAATATTAGAACATGGCGATTTTTTTCCCGATGCCCTAAGCGGATACCGCAGAGGTGATAGTTTGCTGGAGAAGGCAGGAGGAGGGACGATTTATTTGGAGGGTATAGAGCATCTCACCCGGTCTGGCGAATGCTTCCTTACTAATCTGCTGGAATCATCCCAGTTCTCACCACTGCAATCCTTGAAGTCCAAATGGTTCACGGGTCGCATTGTTGCGTCTGCAGGTGTCCCGATCGATGAAATTTCGGGCATGAAACAACTCATGATGAAATTCAGTTCGCATACCGTCGAAATTCCTGCTTTGCGAGAGAGACGAGAAGATCTGCCGGTATTATTGGACTGCTTTTTGGAAGAGGCTTCGAGGAACTACGGCAAATCGAGGCCTACAATACCTCCAGAGTTGCTAACCCTTCTTGGGGTATATGAGTTTCCGCGCAATGTGCAGGAATTGCGCGATATGGTCTTCGAGGCTGTCCTGTCTCACTCGTCTGGTGTTCTTTCCATGGAGACCTTCAAAGAAAGAATATCAGACTACGCAACCATCCTTCCTCACGATACCCAGTTGGTCAAATTCACCGGACCAAGACTCCCCACCCTATCAGAAGTTCAAGATATCCTCATCAGTGAAGCTTGTCGCAGAGCATCTGGTAACCAAGGCGTGATGGCAGATATGCTCGGCATCTCCAGAACGGCCGTCAACAAGCGCCTGAAGGCTAATAAATCCTCATAA
- a CDS encoding helix-turn-helix domain-containing protein, with product MPLLTTTEIIERLKDVLNVKSDGEVADFLRIKRPALSMKKTRNSSIVDDVLHLAQRMELDLNQILIKDSKAFPVFFRDESGNKTNEIHLSRAFLEARGLDPESLIVINQEGQLFDNLHLVDTRVTRINSDGIYAIATENNVLLKQATIRLDGSILFPSRIPEIPAENIDKSSAKTLHVVGRTVLMLAPPD from the coding sequence ATGCCACTACTGACTACCACAGAGATCATAGAGAGACTCAAGGACGTATTGAACGTTAAAAGTGATGGCGAAGTCGCCGACTTTCTGCGTATTAAACGCCCTGCTCTATCCATGAAGAAGACTAGGAACAGTTCTATCGTGGATGACGTTCTGCACCTGGCGCAGCGAATGGAACTCGATCTGAACCAGATCCTGATCAAGGACAGTAAAGCCTTCCCGGTTTTTTTTCGAGACGAGAGTGGAAACAAAACTAATGAAATACACCTGAGCAGGGCTTTCCTTGAAGCCAGGGGACTAGATCCTGAATCTCTGATCGTCATAAATCAAGAGGGCCAGCTTTTTGACAATCTCCACCTGGTCGATACACGAGTGACTAGGATCAACTCAGATGGCATTTATGCTATTGCCACAGAAAATAATGTACTCCTGAAACAAGCGACCATCCGGCTGGATGGGTCCATCCTTTTTCCAAGCCGTATTCCAGAAATCCCCGCAGAAAACATAGATAAATCCTCAGCTAAAACCCTCCATGTCGTCGGTCGAACAGTACTGATGCTGGCCCCCCCAGATTAG
- a CDS encoding lytic transglycosylase domain-containing protein, whose product MSPNAGWGFCFEEAGQTYGISPEILYNIASVESGFNPYAVNKNKNGSYDYGLMQINSIWAKKLGTERWKALSDPCTNVMTGAWILSQCISSYGYTWRGIGCYNSRTPELNKIYARKIFASIVKHRKLATQTSLIASAKKPEELSEQGQITPWEEIISHDDSK is encoded by the coding sequence TTGTCACCCAATGCCGGATGGGGATTTTGTTTCGAGGAAGCTGGGCAAACGTATGGAATCTCCCCCGAGATTCTCTACAACATTGCGAGTGTGGAATCAGGCTTCAACCCTTATGCAGTCAACAAGAACAAAAATGGGAGTTATGACTACGGTCTCATGCAGATCAATTCGATCTGGGCAAAGAAATTGGGGACCGAAAGATGGAAGGCGCTATCTGACCCATGCACCAATGTCATGACTGGAGCCTGGATTCTTTCCCAGTGTATCTCAAGCTACGGATACACATGGAGAGGAATTGGCTGCTACAACAGCCGCACCCCTGAACTCAACAAGATCTATGCGCGGAAGATTTTCGCGTCAATTGTAAAGCATCGGAAACTGGCCACCCAAACATCGCTCATCGCGTCAGCAAAAAAACCAGAGGAACTGAGCGAACAAGGCCAGATTACTCCATGGGAAGAGATCATCAGTCATGATGATTCCAAATGA
- a CDS encoding type IV secretory system conjugative DNA transfer family protein: MFGFLKPKYNNSSTANKRAGELLIGQGVNLDNPTVLQPIYVSEEHRRRGMMVVGTTGVGKTRLEENFIEDDILTGKSVVCIDPKGDQSLFAKIYDVARRAKRLDEIQLVTVIYPEHSAVIDPMAYYFMVDELVGHIVAAIPPSKEEFFRQLATAISTVAITANIIIANHSGTVPNQNLDHLRQCVRRQSLEETKNTLLGIGTTEATRIASMIDDLMCSDQEHFAKVSMSLSTTLMTLSSGNIGKIIGQADSNRFMKRLEQGKRVILVVHTGALMVRSASSVLGRLLISMIQGLIGRTYNSSKQKLDIPLSIHIDEAHNVLYDGFENLTAMAGSANVMTTLYIQDIAQLKAAMKSEDLAQVVLNTCNTKIFLRCPDAVTSEYVVKHFGTRNVLSGIYGTNQVTTREIEQEAVKTYEVLSLQPREFLMTSYSGRFKGTTAEISESRLKIIFPSAPGDLSQAQEEEREEEEII; encoded by the coding sequence GTGTTCGGATTCTTAAAACCCAAATATAACAACAGCAGCACTGCAAATAAAAGGGCAGGGGAACTACTGATCGGGCAAGGTGTCAACCTGGACAACCCAACAGTCCTCCAACCCATCTACGTGAGCGAAGAACATCGCCGGCGCGGAATGATGGTGGTCGGCACAACCGGTGTCGGCAAAACGAGACTGGAAGAGAATTTCATCGAGGACGATATCCTGACAGGTAAATCCGTTGTGTGTATCGATCCAAAAGGCGATCAAAGTCTGTTCGCGAAAATATACGACGTGGCTCGAAGAGCGAAGCGTCTTGATGAGATCCAGCTGGTCACTGTCATCTATCCTGAACATTCAGCTGTTATCGATCCCATGGCCTACTACTTCATGGTGGATGAGCTCGTGGGACACATCGTTGCCGCAATACCTCCGTCCAAGGAAGAGTTTTTCCGGCAACTGGCCACCGCGATTTCCACCGTCGCCATCACCGCAAACATCATAATCGCCAACCACAGCGGTACTGTCCCAAACCAGAACCTTGACCACCTCAGGCAGTGTGTTCGGAGACAGAGCCTGGAAGAGACAAAGAACACTCTGCTTGGCATCGGTACGACCGAAGCGACTCGGATTGCAAGCATGATTGACGACCTCATGTGCAGCGACCAGGAACACTTCGCTAAAGTATCAATGTCTTTGTCGACCACACTCATGACTCTCAGCAGTGGGAATATCGGGAAAATCATCGGGCAAGCCGATTCGAATCGGTTCATGAAGCGACTAGAGCAAGGGAAGCGAGTAATCCTGGTGGTCCACACCGGGGCCCTCATGGTTCGGTCCGCGTCATCTGTGTTGGGCCGCTTGCTGATCTCCATGATACAGGGGCTTATCGGCCGGACATACAACTCAAGCAAACAGAAGCTTGATATCCCTCTGTCGATTCACATCGACGAAGCCCACAACGTCCTTTATGACGGCTTTGAGAATCTAACCGCAATGGCCGGCTCCGCGAACGTCATGACTACTCTGTACATTCAGGACATAGCCCAACTCAAGGCCGCCATGAAAAGCGAGGACCTCGCCCAGGTGGTTCTCAATACATGCAACACAAAAATATTCTTGCGGTGTCCTGATGCAGTGACCAGTGAATATGTGGTTAAGCATTTCGGAACTCGCAACGTCCTGAGCGGCATCTACGGGACCAATCAGGTCACTACACGTGAAATTGAGCAAGAAGCCGTAAAGACCTACGAAGTGTTGTCGCTCCAACCCCGCGAATTCCTCATGACCTCATACAGCGGGCGTTTTAAGGGAACAACTGCTGAAATATCCGAATCACGACTCAAAATCATCTTCCCCTCTGCACCCGGTGATCTTTCCCAGGCACAGGAAGAGGAGAGGGAAGAGGAAGAGATCATCTGA